CAGTCGGTCACCGTGATTACCCGCCAGCAAATGACGGACCAAGGCCTGGGTACTATTTCCGAGGTGCTGCAGCAAACGCCAGGCGTGGCAGTGATGCACGATGACACCGAGCGCTTCAACTTCTACTCCCGTGGTTTTGCACTCAATAACTTCCAGTATGACGGCGTGCCCACCTCAGACTTCACCACCAACACCAACGGCCTGGGCGTGCGGGACATGGCGATCTACGACCGGGTTGAGGTCGTTCGCGGTGCCACCGGTTTGATGAGTGGCGTCGGCAGCCCCGCAGGTGTGGTCAACTTGGTACGCAAGCGTCCTACCAAAGAGTTCCAGGGCTACATCTCCGGCAGCGGCGGCACTTGGGATCGTTATCGTACCGAGATGGACTTGTCCGGGCCCCTGACTGACAACGGCGCGTTGCGCGGTCGCGTGGTAGCGGCGTACGACGACTCCAACTCGTTCATCGATTACTACTCTTCGAAAAAGAACGTGTTCTACGCCATCGGCGAGGCGGATATCAGCGATAACACCATGATTTATGGTGGTATCGACTATCAGAAGATCAATTCCAACGGTTCCAGCTTTGGCCAGTTGCCGCTGTTCTACTCCGACGGCACTCGCACCGACTTTTCCCGTTCGAAAAGCCCGGCTGCCAAATGGGCTTACGCCGACAGTGAAAGCACCAAGTACTTTGGTGGTGTCGAGCATCATTTCGACAATGACTGGATGCTGCGTGTCGAAGCCAGCCACTGGAAAGGCGATACCGAACAACTGCAGGGCAACATTATCGGCTGGGGACCTTACCCAGATCGAACGACGCGCCAGGCGCAATTGTTCCGCAGCCATAAGACCTACATCATCAACACCGACTCGGTGGATGCCTATGCTACCGGGCCGTTTTCCCTGTTCGGTCGCTCCCACGACCTGATCCTGGGCCTGAACGTCAGCGATCGTCGCTCGGACTACTACTCGGAAAACGCTGACTTGACCTCCGCGCGCCTGAGCGTGGACTTCGACAGCTGGGGCAATAATCCACCCAAGCCAACGTCATACGCCACCTGGACTACTCAGGATTACCACATCAAGGAAGTCGGCGCTTTTGCCGCGGTGCGCCTCAAGCCTACCGACGATCTGTCCGTCATCCTGGGTAGCCGTGTCGTCAACTACAAACGCGAAGGCGAACTGGGCTACAACTCAGACCCAGCGAACCCAGACCATGACGACGCGAAGAAAACCGGCAAGGTCATCCCTTATGCCGGCGTGGTCTACGACCTGACCGAGCAGCATTCCGTGTATGTCAGCTACACCGATATTTTCGAGCCGCAAAGCAACATCGACATGAGTGGCAAAGTGTTGGAGCCGATGGCAGGCAAAAACTACGAGGCTGGTCTGAAGTCTGAGTTCTACGGTGGTGCACTGAACACCAGCATCGCCGTGTTCAAGACCAAGCAGGACAACTACGCACAGTACGTTGGCAGCACGGACGACGGGCTTGACGCTTATGAAGGCGTGACCAACACCACCAAGGGCTTCGAGTTGCAGGCTTCCGGCGAAGTGTTGCCGGGCTGGCAGGTGTTGGCGGGCTTTACCTATTCCCAGCCGCGGGATGAACAGCACCAGCGTATCGATGCGCAACGCCCGGAGCGCCAGTTCAAGTTGGCCAGCACCTATAAGCTCGACGGTGCGCTCAAAGACCTGACCGTGGGCGGCAACCTCAATTGGCAGGGCAAGACGTACTACGTCGACGGGTCCCTGGAAGCGGAGGCCAAGGAAGGCAGTTACGCCGTGGTGGGCCTGCTGGCGCGCTACGACATCGACAAGCACCTGAGTGCCTCACTCAACTTCAACAACATCTTTGATCGTCAGTACTACTCGGGCTACGGCCTCTACAACAGCTATTACAGCGGCGATCCGCGCAACGTGATGGTAGGGCTCAAGTACCAGTTCTAATCCTGGTGCATGACCCAGATACCCCCAGGCCGCAAGGCCTGGGGGTATTTTTTTGCGTGGATGAAAGGGGCGGTGGCGAGTTGCAGCAAGTCGCGGCGACACCGTAATTGATGTCGCCGCAGGGTGTGAAACTCAGCGAGCGCCGAGCAACGATTGGCTCAGGGATTGAACCAGCAGAGGCTCGGTAACGATCGCTTCATGATCGCATGCCAAGGTCATCGACAGTGCCAGGCACTTCTCGCCAAATGCCGCTTTGAGCTGTTCTTCCAGCAGGTTGACCAGCGCCGGGGACTTGTCTTGTCCCGCCCACCAGCAGTGCAGGGGCACATTCAACGGGCGATAACGAAAGTCCTGTGCGAGCACGTCCAGCTTCTGGCTCACGACTTCGCCCAACGCCAGTTCACGCTCACCCAGCAACAGGCTCGCCAGGTGTTCCGGGCTGTCCTTTAACTGTATTTTGGCCCAGTCGATGAAGCGCGCTTGCTTCTCAAGCGCCGGCAGTTGCTGATAGTGCGCCTCAGCCGTCTGGGCCTGTGCCGGGAACAACCGCTTGAACAATTCCAGTGCATTGCGCGTAGGCGCCGCAGACGCGCCGCTCTGTGCCTGCACGGTCTTCCAGAAGACCTCGACCGAGGCGGGTGGCGGTGTGTCGATCAAGCCCAGGAATGCCACCGTCTCACCCGCAGCTTCCAGGCGATGGGCAACTTCCATGGCCAGGTTGCCGCCCAGGGACCAGCCGGCGAGGGAGTAGGGCCCGTGGGGTTGGACGTTGCGGATATTGGCCACATACAACTCAATCATGTCGGCCCAACTGATATCGTGCCAGGCGCCGTCGATGAAGGCTTTACAGAGCACGCCGTAGACCGGCGCCTGCTCGCGCAGCGCCACTGCCAAGGGTTGGTAGCTGTGGACCATGCCGAAGATCGGATGGAAACAGAACAAGGGCGCTTGCGGGCCTTGATGCTGGTTGAGGCGCACGGTCAGTTGGGCTGACGGCGTCTGCAGGTTCTGGCACAGCGTCTCAAGGTTCGGGTATCCCATGAAGTCGTGCAGGCTGAGTCGGGTGCCGTAGGTCTGGTTGATCAGGCTGACGGCTTGCAACACCAGCAACGAATGGCCACCTAGTTCAAAGAAATTGTCGTGCAAGCCCACTGCGTCAACGTTGAGTACGGTTTGCCAGATACGCGCCATTTGCTGTTCCAGCGCGGTACGTGGCGCAGCGGTAGGGGCCGTCGACAGGACGTCTTGCGGCGGTGGCAAGGCCTTGCGGTCGAGTTTGCCATTGGGGGTCAGCGGCAATCGGTCCAGGATCACCCAATGCCCAGGTGCCATATACGCGGGCAGTTGATCCTTGAGGTGGCTGCGCAGCGCCGCGAGCAAGGCGCGTTGCCCCATTGCCTGTGCGGCGACGGTTGCCACGACATAGCCCACCAACTGTTTGCCGGTTGGACCGTCGGTGGCGATGACCACCGCCTCGCGTACGCCTTCACAGCCTTGCAGGCAGGTTTCCACTTCGCCCAGCTCGATCCTGAAGCCACGGATCTTCACTTGATGGTCAATGCGGCCCACATACTCCACGTTGCCTTCGGCGTTGTAGCGCGCCAGATCACCGGTGCGGTAGAGGCGCTCGCCACCGACCACGAACGGGTTGGGCACGAAGCGCTCGGCGCTCAGGGCAGGTCGTTGGTGATACGCCCGCGCCTGGCCGACGGCACCGCCAATGTAGAGTTCCCCTACCGTACCCCTGGGGGCGGCGCAGAACGCGTTGTCCATCACATACAGGCTTCGACCTGGCAAGGCGCGACCGATGGGAATGCCGTGCTCGGACAAGGTGTCTGGGTCCAGGTTCGAGCATTCCAGGGTGCTTGACACCACTGTCGCTTCCGTAGGGCCATAGGTATTGAGCAGACGCACCGAGCCGAGGCCGGCGGCTTGCCAATGACGCAGGCCTTCGACCGACATGGCTTCGCCGCCGACGTGGATCTGGCGCAACTGGCCATAGGTGCGTGGGCCGGCCGCGGCGCAATCCATGGCAAACAGGTGCCAATACGCCGACGGCAGGTCGGCAATGCTGATGCCGTGGTGCAAGATCTGTTCGTAGAAGGTCGTGGTGTCCCACACGCTTGGGCCGCGCAGTATCACGCGGGCACCCCGGCATAGAGGAGGGTAGAACTGTTCGATGAAACCATCAAAGCTGAAGGTTGCGAACTGCAGGACTCGATCGTCGGCACACAATTGCGAGTAGTCGCCGGCAATGCCACAGAACTCGGTCAGCGCGCCGTGGGTGATGGCCACGCCCTTGGGTTGGCCGGTGGAACCTGAGGTGTAGATGACATACGCGAGGTTTTGCGCAGTTACCTGATGCGGCAGGTTTTCAACGTCAAAGTCCGCCAGTCCATCGGTCAGGTTCAGGGTGTGTATCGAGGCAGGCACCGGCAGGTGTGCCAGTAACGAATCTTCAATCAGCAGCAGCTTCAGGCCGCTGTCCGCGAGCATGTAGCTGAGCCGGTCCTGTGGGTAGGTTGGGTCCAGAGGCACGTAGCCGGCTCCAGACTTGAGGATAGCCAACAGGCCCACGGCCATGTCCAGTGAACGCTCCACCGCCAGGCCCACCAATTGGTCTGGCCCGGCGCCGCATGCGCGCAGCTTGCCAGCGAGCTGGTTGGCCCACGCGTTGAGGGCGCCATAGGTCAGTTGTTGGTCGTCAAGGACGATGGCCACTGCGTCGGGGTTTTTTGCGGCTTGAGCCTCGATCAGTTGGTGGGCGCACTGCTGGGCAGTGGCGTCGATTACGCCGCCCTCTGCATGGCTGATCAAGCCGCGCTGTCGTTCATCGCTTAACACCTGCAGTTGTCCCAGCGCGTGGTCCGGATGCGCCTGCATGCGCTGCAACAACGTGTCCAAGTGCTCGGCCATGTGCTGGACAGTCGTTGGGGCGAAATCGGCGAGGGCATACTCGAAGCTCAATGACAGTGTGTCGCCCAGAGAGACTGCAATGGTCAGTGGGTAGTTGGTGTGCTCGAAATCCTTGACCTCGCCAAACACCAGTTCACCTGGGGCGGCTTGCTGTAACGCTTCGGCCACGGGGAAGTTCTCGAACACCAGAATGTTATCGAACAACGCCTGCGCGCCCAGGGGCGACATGTGCTGGATCTCATGCAGTGGCGTGTGTTCGTGCTCGCGCAGGTTCAGGTTCTGCGCCTGGATCTGCGCCAGCCAGTGGCTCACGCTCTGGTTCGGCTGCGGTGTGGCAACGATAGGCAAGGTATTGATAAACAGCCCCAGCTGGCTTTCGACGCCCGGCAGGTCTGCCGGGCGCCCGGCCACGGTCGCGCCGAACGCTACGGTATCCTGGCCGCTGTAGCGGGCCAGCAAGAGCAACCACGCTGCCTGCACCACGCTGTTGAGTGTGACTTTGTGGTCCCGGGCGAACGCCTCCAGGGCCTGGGTTCTGTCGATGCCAAGCGTGTGCAGATGTACCCCGTGGCCCTGTGCAACAGCACCCTTCTGGTGCCGGCCGCCAAAGGCGTTGGCCACTCGGGTGGGCTCAGTCAGGTGCTGCAATTGCTCGGACCAGAACGCCTGGCTGGCTGCGCGATCCTGGCGTTGCAGCCAACTGATGTAGTCCTTGAAACGTCCGGTTAGTGGCGCAAGGGGCTGGTGTGCGTAGGCTTGCAGTACTTCGCCCATCAACTGCGAATTACTCCAGCCGTCCATCAGGATGTGATGGCTGGTATAGATCAAGTGGTAGGCGCGTTCATCCAGGCGCACGAGGGTCACGCGCAGCAGCGGCGCCTGTTGCAGGTCGAAGCCTTGCTCGCGATCTGCCTGGGCCAAGTCCTCCAGTGCGCTTTGAGTCAGCGCCTGGTTGCGCCAGTCCAACTCACGGACCGGTAAGGTCAGGTGCTTGTGGACACACTGCAGCGGTTGAACCAGCCCGTCCTCCCAGAGGAACCCACTGCGCAAAATGTCGTGGCGTTCGATTACGGTTTGCCAGGCGCGAATGAAACCCGGCGCGTCCAGTCCGTCAATGTCCACGGCCAGTTGGTTGACGTAGGTATCACCACGGTCCTCATACACTGAATGGAACAACATGCCTTGCTGCATGGGCGACAGTGGGTACAGGTCGTCCAGCTGGCGTGCGTCCACGGCCAAGGCGTCCAATTGTCCCTGGGAGATGTTCGCCAGGGGAAAATCCGAAGGCGTGACTGCGCCCGCCTGGGGGCTCAGGCAATGGTTGATCAGGGCGTGCAGTTCGTCACGGTAATCGTCGGCCAGTTGCTGGATGCACGATGCATCGAACATGTCGCGGCTGAACGTCCAGTTCAACTGCAATTGACCGCCGTAGACCTGGCCATTGATGCTCAGCCAGTTATCCAGTGGTGCACTCGGGTCCTGGTTGTCACCGCTGTCTTCGGGGGCAGGGCTGAACAAGGCGTGTTCGTCGAAGCTTTGGTCGAACTGGCCCAGGTAATTGAAGGTAATGCGCGCCGTGGGCAGGGCGCGCAGGGTTTGTTGGGTCTGCGGGTCACCGAGAAAGCGCAGCGCACCGTAGCCAATACCTTTGTCCGGCAGGTTGCGCAGCTGCTCCTTGATCGCCTTGATGGAGTCGGACAGTTGCACGCCTGGGGTAAGCTTTACCGGGAATACGCTGGTGAACCACCCCACTGTGCGGGTCAGGTCCAGTGCGTCGAACAGGTCCTCTCGGCCATGGCCTTCCAACTGGATCAAAGCCGAAGGGGCTTTGGTCCAGCGGCAGATGACACGCGCCAATGCGGTCATCAGCAGGTCGTTGACCTGGGTGCGATAAGCCGCCGGCGCTTCTTGCAACAACTGCCGGGTCAGCTGTGGATCAAGCTGAGTACTGACGAATTGGCCCTGGTTACCGGCCAGGCTGGCGTTACGCCGGGCGCCCGGAAGCGCGTCACTGGCATCCTGCAACTGGGTTTGCCAATAGTGCAGCTGCTCCTGCAACGCCGTACCGCGGGCATACGTTTGCAAATGCTCGGCCCAGGCCTTGAAGGCACTGGTTTTGTCCGGCAGCTTGGGTGCGTGCCCCTGCAACAAAGCGCTGTAGCAGGTTTGCAGGTCCTCTAGGAGGATGCGCCAGGACACGCCATCAACCACGAGGTGATGAACCGTGAGCAACAGGCGCTGGCTGCCGTCTTCCACGTTCACCAACAGCGCCCGCAGCAGCGGGCCCTCTTCCAGGTTCAGGCTACGCTGCGCCTCGTTGCAAGCGTCGAGCAATGCTTGACTGTCGGTGGCCTGTCGTTGCCAGAGCAACGGTTGTCCGGCCGTAGTGATCGGGCGGTGACCTGCTTGCCATTGGCCGCTTTGCGCAGTGAAGCCCAGGCGCAGTGCGTCGTGATGGCGCAGCAGATGCTCCAGCGCCTGGCTCAATGCGTCGGCATCGACCGGTTGGGACGGTATCAGCAGGATCGATTGATTCCAGTGCTGGCGTTCAGGTACCGCCTCGGCAAAAAACACATGCTGTACCGGCGTTAACGGTGAGGCCCCTTGAACCGGACCTTGATCCAGTACGCGAGTGTCGATGGCCTGGGCGACGCCGGCCAGGCCGAGAATGGTCTGATGCTGGAACACATCCTTGGGTGTCAGGCGAATGCCCGCCTGGCGGGCCCGGCTGACCACCTGGATCGATACGATGGAGTCACCGCCCAGCTCGAAGAAGTTATCGGTGAGGCCAACCTGCTCGACCTTGAGCACGTCTTGCCAGATGTTCGCCAAACGTTGCTGGGTATCAGTTTGCGGTGCCACATAGGTGTGCTGGGTGACGCTCAAGTCCGGGGCGGGCAGGGCCTTGCGATCCAGTTTGCCGTTGGGCGTCAGCGGCAGGCTGTCCAGCAGAACCAGATGCTTGGGTAGCATGTAGTCCGGCAGGCACGCCTTGAGGTGGTCCTTGATCTCGGTACGCAGCAGTTCCTGGTCTTTGGCATTGGCGTGGCTGCGGCTTGGGTCCAGCGGCAGGATGTAACCCACCAGTTGCCGGCCGGTGGGGCCATCCATTGCCAGTACCACTGCTTCACCGACGGCGGGATGGTCTTGCAGGCGCGCTTCGATTTCGCCGAGCTCGATACGGTAGCCGCGGATTTTCACTTGATGGTCGACGCGTCCCAAGTATTCGGTGACGCCGTCGGCACGCAAACGCACCAGGTCACCGGAACGGTAGAGGCGCCCACCGTGGCTGAACGGGTCTGCTACAAAGCGTTCGGCTGTGATATCCGGGCGCTGGTAGTAACCACGGGCGAGCCCTTCGCCGCCCAGGTACAGTTCGCCAGCGCTGCCCAACGGTACAGGGTTGAGGTCGCTGTCCAGCACATAGGCTGTGCGAGTGCCGACAATTTTGCCGATGGGCGCGTAGGCCGCCTGGCAGCTCTCATCGCGACCGGCTTTCCAGATCAGCGGGGTCACCACGGTTTCGGTGGGGCCGTAGCCGTTGATGATGAAATGGGGGCGCAGCACGCGCTTGACCAGCTCAAAGCTCGCATTGGGCACCGCGTCACCGCCAAAGCAATAGATGCGCACCGGTGGCGGTTCGGGGAACTGTTCTGCGTATTCCGCCAGCTGTTGCAGGTACACCGGCGGAAAGGCGACGACACTGACTTGATGCTCGTGCAGCGCGGCGTAAGTCTGCTCCACCGACCACAAGCTGTTGTCGCGGATCAGTAAGCGGCCGCCGTGAGTCAGGGTGGTCAGCCAGCGTTCATGGGCACCATCGAAGGCGAACGACATGAAGTGCAGCTCACAGTCCTGGGCGGT
The genomic region above belongs to Pseudomonas sp. S35 and contains:
- a CDS encoding non-ribosomal peptide synthetase — its product is MQELLASVGSLSSKERKALATLLKRQGINLYNVAPIFKRHSEEPAVLSYAQQRLWFFWQLDPDNTAFNIPAALQLQGPLDIEALRHSFQALISRHESLRTTFTQAQDQAVQVIHPAGPFSLHVENAEGLPPAEQRVQIDGFVERLASQPFDLEHGPLLRVSLLKLAEDDHVLVVAMHHIVSDGWSVPIMIEELIALYQAQLRGVEATLPALSVQYADYAAWQRQWMEAGEQERQLAYWQTQLGGEQPVLQLPADRPRSAVQNQAGADHEIPIDAALAHQLKQLAIRENCTLFMVLLASFQALLYRYSGQPQIRVGVPVANRTRAEAERLIGFFVNTQVLQAQLHSQMPFKELLAQVKACALGAQAHQDLPFEQLVEALQPERSLSHSPLFQVMLNHQYEEAGVAPAIDGLKVKNLTWKRQTAQYELTLNTLEQPQGLSATLSYATALFDAATVERISGHWLNLLHAVCRNPAQAIGESPLLSPGELQTLLHDFNRSHYTGGHGDFVQQTLEAQARHTPDAVALLFGTQSMSYAELNRRANRLAHKLVELGVKPEVLVGIALERSMDMVIGLLAILKAGGAYVPMDPQYPRDRLAFMIEDSAIQLLLTQHHLLDVLPIPDGVSSLILDQDSDWLEAYGDDNLPCRVEPEHLAYMIYTSGSTGRPKAVCVAHGPLTMHCQAIGQLYGMTAQDCELHFMSFAFDGAHERWLTTLTHGGRLLIRDNSLWSVEQTYAALHEHQVSVVAFPPVYLQQLAEYAEQFPEPPPVRIYCFGGDAVPNASFELVKRVLRPHFIINGYGPTETVVTPLIWKAGRDESCQAAYAPIGKIVGTRTAYVLDSDLNPVPLGSAGELYLGGEGLARGYYQRPDITAERFVADPFSHGGRLYRSGDLVRLRADGVTEYLGRVDHQVKIRGYRIELGEIEARLQDHPAVGEAVVLAMDGPTGRQLVGYILPLDPSRSHANAKDQELLRTEIKDHLKACLPDYMLPKHLVLLDSLPLTPNGKLDRKALPAPDLSVTQHTYVAPQTDTQQRLANIWQDVLKVEQVGLTDNFFELGGDSIVSIQVVSRARQAGIRLTPKDVFQHQTILGLAGVAQAIDTRVLDQGPVQGASPLTPVQHVFFAEAVPERQHWNQSILLIPSQPVDADALSQALEHLLRHHDALRLGFTAQSGQWQAGHRPITTAGQPLLWQRQATDSQALLDACNEAQRSLNLEEGPLLRALLVNVEDGSQRLLLTVHHLVVDGVSWRILLEDLQTCYSALLQGHAPKLPDKTSAFKAWAEHLQTYARGTALQEQLHYWQTQLQDASDALPGARRNASLAGNQGQFVSTQLDPQLTRQLLQEAPAAYRTQVNDLLMTALARVICRWTKAPSALIQLEGHGREDLFDALDLTRTVGWFTSVFPVKLTPGVQLSDSIKAIKEQLRNLPDKGIGYGALRFLGDPQTQQTLRALPTARITFNYLGQFDQSFDEHALFSPAPEDSGDNQDPSAPLDNWLSINGQVYGGQLQLNWTFSRDMFDASCIQQLADDYRDELHALINHCLSPQAGAVTPSDFPLANISQGQLDALAVDARQLDDLYPLSPMQQGMLFHSVYEDRGDTYVNQLAVDIDGLDAPGFIRAWQTVIERHDILRSGFLWEDGLVQPLQCVHKHLTLPVRELDWRNQALTQSALEDLAQADREQGFDLQQAPLLRVTLVRLDERAYHLIYTSHHILMDGWSNSQLMGEVLQAYAHQPLAPLTGRFKDYISWLQRQDRAASQAFWSEQLQHLTEPTRVANAFGGRHQKGAVAQGHGVHLHTLGIDRTQALEAFARDHKVTLNSVVQAAWLLLLARYSGQDTVAFGATVAGRPADLPGVESQLGLFINTLPIVATPQPNQSVSHWLAQIQAQNLNLREHEHTPLHEIQHMSPLGAQALFDNILVFENFPVAEALQQAAPGELVFGEVKDFEHTNYPLTIAVSLGDTLSLSFEYALADFAPTTVQHMAEHLDTLLQRMQAHPDHALGQLQVLSDERQRGLISHAEGGVIDATAQQCAHQLIEAQAAKNPDAVAIVLDDQQLTYGALNAWANQLAGKLRACGAGPDQLVGLAVERSLDMAVGLLAILKSGAGYVPLDPTYPQDRLSYMLADSGLKLLLIEDSLLAHLPVPASIHTLNLTDGLADFDVENLPHQVTAQNLAYVIYTSGSTGQPKGVAITHGALTEFCGIAGDYSQLCADDRVLQFATFSFDGFIEQFYPPLCRGARVILRGPSVWDTTTFYEQILHHGISIADLPSAYWHLFAMDCAAAGPRTYGQLRQIHVGGEAMSVEGLRHWQAAGLGSVRLLNTYGPTEATVVSSTLECSNLDPDTLSEHGIPIGRALPGRSLYVMDNAFCAAPRGTVGELYIGGAVGQARAYHQRPALSAERFVPNPFVVGGERLYRTGDLARYNAEGNVEYVGRIDHQVKIRGFRIELGEVETCLQGCEGVREAVVIATDGPTGKQLVGYVVATVAAQAMGQRALLAALRSHLKDQLPAYMAPGHWVILDRLPLTPNGKLDRKALPPPQDVLSTAPTAAPRTALEQQMARIWQTVLNVDAVGLHDNFFELGGHSLLVLQAVSLINQTYGTRLSLHDFMGYPNLETLCQNLQTPSAQLTVRLNQHQGPQAPLFCFHPIFGMVHSYQPLAVALREQAPVYGVLCKAFIDGAWHDISWADMIELYVANIRNVQPHGPYSLAGWSLGGNLAMEVAHRLEAAGETVAFLGLIDTPPPASVEVFWKTVQAQSGASAAPTRNALELFKRLFPAQAQTAEAHYQQLPALEKQARFIDWAKIQLKDSPEHLASLLLGERELALGEVVSQKLDVLAQDFRYRPLNVPLHCWWAGQDKSPALVNLLEEQLKAAFGEKCLALSMTLACDHEAIVTEPLLVQSLSQSLLGAR
- a CDS encoding TonB-dependent siderophore receptor, with amino-acid sequence MGRSTFTAAVLGLSLGLCGSLAAAELNIAAQSLEGALRELGQQSGRQILYSPELVQGKRAVALRGDLDVSSALQQLLRGTGISYRIEDNTVLLSGPPEDGALQLDAVKIGGLAMGQTTENTGSYTTGAATTATKLPLSLRETPQSVTVITRQQMTDQGLGTISEVLQQTPGVAVMHDDTERFNFYSRGFALNNFQYDGVPTSDFTTNTNGLGVRDMAIYDRVEVVRGATGLMSGVGSPAGVVNLVRKRPTKEFQGYISGSGGTWDRYRTEMDLSGPLTDNGALRGRVVAAYDDSNSFIDYYSSKKNVFYAIGEADISDNTMIYGGIDYQKINSNGSSFGQLPLFYSDGTRTDFSRSKSPAAKWAYADSESTKYFGGVEHHFDNDWMLRVEASHWKGDTEQLQGNIIGWGPYPDRTTRQAQLFRSHKTYIINTDSVDAYATGPFSLFGRSHDLILGLNVSDRRSDYYSENADLTSARLSVDFDSWGNNPPKPTSYATWTTQDYHIKEVGAFAAVRLKPTDDLSVILGSRVVNYKREGELGYNSDPANPDHDDAKKTGKVIPYAGVVYDLTEQHSVYVSYTDIFEPQSNIDMSGKVLEPMAGKNYEAGLKSEFYGGALNTSIAVFKTKQDNYAQYVGSTDDGLDAYEGVTNTTKGFELQASGEVLPGWQVLAGFTYSQPRDEQHQRIDAQRPERQFKLASTYKLDGALKDLTVGGNLNWQGKTYYVDGSLEAEAKEGSYAVVGLLARYDIDKHLSASLNFNNIFDRQYYSGYGLYNSYYSGDPRNVMVGLKYQF